The genomic interval CGAATCGGAGGGCTGAGCCGCCGGCACCGGCGCGTCGGACGGCCGGTCGAGCGAGGGCCCGCCCTCGCGGTTGTGCTTTTCGGCCGCGCGCACCGCCTTGACGTCGAGCGGCCGGATCTGCCGGATGTGGCAGGGCATGCTAATGGCACTTCGGCTATACACCAGCACCTTGTCGAACCGTGCATCGACCCGGCTCATGGTGCTGGTCAACCCGATCGCCGGCGTATAGCTCAGGTCCTGGCACGGCCCCGACAGGTCGAGCAGAAACGCCTCGCCCGGTCGCGTCCAGACCGCGAGCGCGCTGTCGCCCAGCGGCGTCCAGCCGTTGATCTGGCCCAGGTAGCGGAAATGGTCCACCGGCGCACCGGCGTGCGCGTCGTAAAGCGCGTACTTGTCGGCATCGCGTAGACCGGGGCTGGCGCAGGCACCGAGCGTCAGCGCGGCGACCAACGCGGCGGCGAATGGGACGGGATGGCGGCGCATACAGACCTCCTTCGATCTCGCGCGGTATCCGATACCGATCATGCGCCCGCCTGCGCAGCGTTCCAGGTCCCGGCCGGCCGACGTTCAGCGCGTGGCCGGCTGATCAGCGGGCTGGACGCGCCCGCCTGGACACGCTCGCCCACTGCCCTGGCCGATCTACTTGCCCATCCCCAGCGCGCGCAGTCGCGGCGTGGCCATCGGGATCGTGAGCATCGTGCTCATCACCGCCATCAGCAGCAACGCGGTGAAGGTCGCGCTCGAAATGATGGCCTTGTCGAGCAGGATGTTGGCGAAGATGATCATAATCAGCGCCTTGGTCTGCAGCAGCCATCCGATCAGCGAAGCCTCGCCAGGCGCCCATTTGAGCAAGCGTCCGGCCAGGTGTACACCGGCAAGCTTGCCTGCCACCGAGGCCACCAGCAGCACCAGTGCGGCGACGAACACCGCCGCGCCGCCCACGTCCCACTCGGTACGCAGGCCGGTGCTGAGGAAGAACACCGGCATCATCACCAGCAGCACGTTGTGCCGCAGGCGGTCCATGTCCTGCTGATCGAACCAGTCCGCGTCGATCACCACGCCGGCCAGGAACGCCCCGACCATGAAGTGCAGGCCCGACCAATCGGCACCGAACGCGCACATCGCCAGCCAGATCAGCATCACGTACCAGCGGTCGCGTTCGGCAATCGCCCGCATCAAACGCCGGAACACCACACAGGCGACTGCGAACGCCAGCAGGAAACCGACCTGGCGCCCGATGCGCTCCCAGTCGAGTAGCACCAAGGCCAGCACGCCCCAGATGGCGATGTCGTCGAGGCTGGCATAGCGCAGGATGCGCTGCCCGATCGGCCGGCGCAGGATGTCGAGCTTCTCCATCAGCAGGATCAGGATCGGCAGCGCAGTCACCGCGCAGGCCATGCCCACGCCGACCACGAACTGCCAGTTCTCGCCCGACACGCCAATCCAGCCAGGAAATCGCAGCAGACCGAACGCCGCCAACGCGCCAAACACCAGCGGCATGCCCAGCGCCAAGCCCGCAGTGACGCCGCTTTCCCGGCGGTTGACCCACGCCTTGCTCAGGTCGAGCTCGATGCCCGCGATCAGCACAAACAGCATCACCGCCCAGGCGCCCAGCCCGTTGAGGATCTGCACCACCTCCGGCCGGAACACGAAGCTGTAGTAACCCGGGAACGCGGCGCCCAAGATGCCGGGGCCGAGCACGATGCCGGTGAGGATCTGCACCACGACCAGCGGCGCGAAATAGTCCGTGCGCCCCAGGCGCCAGATCAGAAACGGCACACAAAAGATGATCGCCATCGCGATCAGGAACACTTCCATGGTGGTGACTGCATGCATGCGCGTTGTCCTTCAGCCGCCGGGCGGCAGCGAAGCGCGGAGTATGGGGTGGCGCTCAGGCGGTGTCATGGGGTAGCGGACGGGGGTGTCGCAGGCGCCGATCCGCTCTCTAGCGGCCGGATTCGGTAGTGCGCACCTGCTGAAGCTAGGTGCGGCGAGGCCCGAAAAGTGACCATCGGCAAGCGACGTAGCTGCGCGAGGGAAATATCCGGTACAGGCGATCAGGAGCCAACTGCACGTCAGGCATCGGGTCTAGTCCTGATCTTCTGCAGGGGCAGACCAGCGCTGAAAAAAATTAACCGACGCCTCAAGCCAAGGCCCGGCGGTGCTCTGCACAATATGGGACGCTTGATTCGTCGCGAAGTTGAAGGCGACCCCGACCGCGTGGTGGGCAAGGACCGCAGAGTTCAGCAGCAACGGGATGTAATCGTCGGTGGCCGGGTGCGGTCCCACCCCAGTTTCATGAACGTAATAAGTGATGGCAGCTCGCCCACCGTGGACCATCCCATGCAGACCGTCGTATGCGTGCTTGACAGTCTGCCTAACGCGATCAGGCGGGTCCCACTCATAGTAGTTGTCGCAAATTCTGGCGAGAAATCGAGCTCCCAGTTTCTGCCTGCCTCTTTGAGGCAGGCGATCCTCGTCTAGGAACAATTGCAACTCTTCGTCCGTCGCCGGACCGAAAAAAAAGCACCCTCGCATTAGCGCGTCGAGCTGGCTTCTCATCAGAACGGCAGCTGGGAAGAATGTCCTGTGCGGATCATCTTCGAGAAGCGCAAACGCTGCTCTGCAATGCTCCACGGAGGCATACAGGAGAGCCATCGAAACGTTGCTGCGAACCGAATTTGGGAGATCCAAGGTCTCCAGCACCGGATAGCAAGCGTCGATCGCGTCCAGTCCCTCAGCGACCATTGCCGGAAGACGCGCGAAAGGGCTGACGTTGGGAAGTGGCACGGTGCAATTCCTGTGCAATCGTGTCAGGAAAACCGGCTATCTGGGAGGAACGGGAAGGAACACCGCACCCGCCTTTTCCGCTTAAACCCACTAGAAAATACGTCTAGCAATGGTGGCCGGGGAGGGAATCGAACCCCCGACACGGGGATTTTCAATCCCCTGCTCTACCAACTGAGCTACCCGGCCACTGCGGGACGCGCATGATACGGGGCGCGCCGCAGAACGGCAACCGTTTCGTGACCGCCCCGTTTTCGAAGGCGCCCGACCGGGCATCGGCCGAGCGCGGCGACGCGTTAACATCGTGGGCCCACCCTCGACGGAGCGCTGCGATGAAGCCGTGGAAGCTGCTGACCCTCCTGTTGGCGACCTGCGTGGTCGCAGCCTGCGTCACCAGCCCGCGCCGGGTCTCCGAACCGGCAGCGAGCATCCAGCAACTGAGCGTCGCGGCCGACGGCAGTTGGTCGGTGGATCTGCGGGTGCAGAACTACAGCAGCGTGCCGATGCGCTTTGAGTCCATCCGGCTCGACCTGACGGTCGGCGGCGACGCGGCCGGCACGCTGGCGTCCTCGACGCCGATCACGATCGGGCCCGAGTCGGCCGACGTGCTGACGCTGGCCTTCGCACCCAGCGCGCAGGCGCGGCTGCAAACGGCCGATGCGCTGGCCGCCGGGCGCAGCCTGCCCTATCGCATCGACGGCACGCTGCGCGCGGCCCCCGACGACCGCGGCGCCGCCCGCGACTACACCATCCGCCGCGACAGCGCGCTCAGCCCCGTGCCGGGCCTGCCCGGCGTGCTGCGCTGATCCCGTCGCGCACCTCCCGCCGAGCATGCGCTGCGTGCCCGCTCCCCTCTTAGAAGAGCCGACCCCATGAGCACCTACCACGCCCCGCTGACCGACATCCGCTTCGCCCTGCACGACGTGCTGCAGGTCGAGTCCCTGTTCGCCGCCCTGGGCTTTGAGGACGCCAACCGCGAGACGGTCGATGCGGTGCTCGACGAGTGCGCCCGGCTGTGCGAGACCGTGCTCGCCCCGCTCAATCGCGTCGGCGACGAACAGGGCGTGCGCTACGACAAGGCCACCGGTGCGGTGACCACGCCCGATGGCTTCAAGGATGCCTACGACCAGTTCGCGCAAGGCGGCTGGACCGGCATGAGCGCGCCGGCGGAGTTCGGCGGCATGAACATGCCCCACACGGTCGGCATCTGCCTGGAGGAGATGATCGACGCGGCCAACCTGGCCTGGAGCAACTTCCCGCTGCTCTCGCACGGCGCGGTCAACGCCCTGCACCACCACGGCGAGGCCTGGCAGAAGGAGGTCTTCCTCAAGCCACTGATCGCCGGCACCTGGACCGGCACGATGTGCCTGACCGAGCCGCACTGCGGCACCGACCTCGGCCTGCTCAAGACCCGCGCCGAGCCTACCGCCGACGGCGCCTATGCGATCACCGGCACGAAGATCTTCATCACCGCCGGCGAGCACGACCTGACCGACAACATCATCCACTTGGTGTTGGCGCGCTTGCCCGATGCGCCGGCCGGCAGCAAGGGCATCTCGCTGTTCGTCGTGCCCAAGGTCAAGGTCGGGCGCGACGGCACGTTCGGCGCGCGCAACGCGGTGCGTTGCGGCGCGGTCGAGCACAAGATGGGCATCCATGGCTCGGCGACCTGCGTGATGAACTTCGACGGCGCCGAGGGTTGGCTGGTCGGTCAGCCGCACAAGGGCCTGCTGGCGATGTTCACCATGATGAACACCGCGCGCCTGGGCGTCGGCGTGCAGGGCCTGGGCCTGGCGACGCGCGCCTACGAGAATGCGCTGCGCTACGCCCGCGAGCGCCTGCAATCGCGTGCGCTCTCCGGCCCCAAGCTGCCCAGCAAGCCGGCCGACCCGATCCTGGTGCAGCCGGACGTGCGCCGCATGCTGCTCACCTGTAAGGCGCTGACCGAGGGCGGCCGCCTGCTCGCCTACCACGCCGGTTCGTTGGTCGACGCGGCACACGGCGCCGCCGACGAGGCCGCACGCCGCCAGGCCGACGATCTGCTCGGCTTCCTGACCCCGATCGTCAAGGCCTGCCTCACCGAGTGGGGCAACGAGTGCACTTATCATGCGCTGCAGTGCTTCGGCGGTCATGGCTACATCGCCGAGCACGGCATGGAGCAATTGGCCCGCGACGCGCGCATCACCACACTCTACGAGGGCACCACCGGCATCCAGGCGCTGGACCTGGTGGGCCGCAAGGTGCTGCAACTGCAGGGCGCAGGGCTGCGTGTGTTCCTGGGCATGATCGAGGCGTTCTGCAGCGAGCACGAAGGCGATGCGCAGCTGGCCGAGTTCGTCGGTCCGCTGCGCGAGAAGGCTGCGCAGTGGCAGGCGCTCACCCGCGCCATCGCCGAACGCGCCGCAGCCGATCCCGAGGAAGTCGGCGCCGCCGCGCACGATTACCTGTTCTTCTCCGGCTACGTCGCCCTGGCCTACTGGTGGGCGCGCAGCGTGGCCGTTGCCGACGCCTCGTCGCGGCCGGAGACGTTCAAGGCCGGCAAGCGCGAGACCGCGCGGTTCTACTTCGCACGTCTGCTGCCGCGCACGCTGGCGCACGCCGCAGCGATCGAGAGCGGCCCGGCGCCGCTGCTGTCGCTGGCCGACGAGGCCTTCGACAGCTGATCCCGACCGGGGGCGCGCCGCTGCGCGGATGCAGCCGGCGGCGCACTCTGCCCGTCGCCAGCGAAGCGCCTGCGATCGGGCCGGCGCGCGCCTTGCACAAACCGTCACGGTTCGGGTATATGCTCGATTCCCGATGGAGACCGACTGCGCGCGTCCTCGCCTCGTTTCCACCGGTTCCGATCCGGCGCCGGTCGCCGAAGCATCGGCGTTCGAGTCCGCCCCCCGCCCTCACACCGCTGGCGTGCGCCTGCTCGCACTCGACGCGCATGGCCGGGCATTGAACTGGATCAGTTGGCAGGACGCGGCGTGTCTGTACGCACGCGACGCGGTCGCCTGGACCCTCGGTGCGCCCTGCATCACAGTCCTGGGCGGGCTGTGCCGCGCGACAGGCCGCCGCAGCCGGTTGGACCTGCACCCGATCATCGCCGGCCGCAGCCATGCGCGCGCCAGTGCGCTCGATCCGACCCCGGCCTTGACCAACCCCGCGCTGTTCGCCCGCGACCATCACCTGTGCCTGTACTGCGGCCGCCAGGTCGGGCGCCAGTCGCTGACCCGCGACCATGTCGCCCCGCTGTCCCAGGGCGGGCTCGACATCTGGGAGAACGTGGTCTCGGCCTGCGTGGCCTGCAACTCCCGCAAGGGCGGACGCACGCCGCAACAGGCGGGCATGCCGCTGCTGGCGGTGCCGTTTCGGCCGAGCTGGATCGAGCACCTGATTCTGAGCAACCGCAACATTCTGGCCGACCAGATGAGCTTTCTGAGCGCCCACCTGCCCCGCCGCGGCCCCCGCGCCGTCGTCTGAGGCAGGCCGACGGGCATCGGCGGCGCCTTAAGCGCCGCGTCGTTCTTCGCGGCCGGGACGATGCCCACAACGCCCGATTTTCGCCGGCCGCCCGCGTGACCGTGGCATGACGCCCCGGCCGGGCCAGGCCTTACAATGCGCGGATGATCGATTCCTCGCGCTACCCGCGCCTTGCGCGCATCGACGCGCCGTCCGACCTGCGCCAGTTCGACGAGAGCGAACTGCCGGCGATCGCCGACGAGCTGCGCGCCTACCTGATCGAGTCCGTCGGCCGCAGTGGCGGCCATTTCGGCGCCGGTCTCGGCGTGATCGAACTCACGACCGCGCTGCATTACCTGTACGAAACGCCCGAGGACCGCATCGTCTGGGACGTCGGCCATCAGACGTACCCGCACAAGATCCTCACCGGCCGCCGCGATCGCATCCATACGGTCAAGCAGAAGGACGGCGTGGCACCGTTCCCCAAGCGCGAGGAATCGGAGTTCGACACCTTCGGCGTCGGCCACTCGAGCACTTCGATCTCGGCCGCACTGGGCATGGCCATCGCCAATGCGCACGCCGGCAACGAGCGCCGCGTGGTCGCGGTGATCGGCGACGGCGCGATGACCGCCGGCATGGCCTACGAGGCGCTCAATCACGCCGGCGGCATGGAGCCCGAACCCGACCTGCTGGTGGTGCTCAACGACAACCGCATGTCGATCAGCGAAGCGGTCGGCGGCCTGACCCAGATGCTCGGCCGCATGACCGGCAGCCGCACGCTCAATGCCCTGCGCGAGAGCGGCAAGAAACTGCTGGGCGACAAGAACAACCCGACGGCCCGGTTCGTGCGCCGCTGGGAGGAACACTGGAAGGGCATGTTCGTGCCGTCCACGCTGTTCGAGGAGATGGGCTTCCACTACACCGGCCCGATCGACGGCCACGACATGAAGGCGCTGGTCGGTGCGCTCAAGACGCTGCGTGGCCTCAAGGGGCCGCAGCTGCTGCACGTGATCACGACCAAGGGCAAGGGCTACGAGCTCGCCGAGGGCGACCAGATCGGCTACCACGCCGTCTCGCCGTTTGACCCGAGCACGGGCGTGGTCGCCAAGGGCGGCGCGAAGAAGCCGACCTACACTGACGTGTTCAGCGACTGGTTGTGCGACATGGCCGCCGTCGATGACCGCCTGCTGGGCATCACCCCGGCGATGCGCGAGGGCTCGGGTCTGGTGCGGTTCTCCAAGGAGTACCCCGAGCGCTACTTCGATACCGCGATCGCCGAGCAGCACGCGGTGACGTTGGCCGCGGGCATGGCCTGCGAGGGCGCCAAGCCGGTCGTGGCGATCTACTCGACGTTCCTGCAGCGCGCCTACGACCAGTTGGTGCACGACGTCGCGGTGCAGAATCTCGACGTGTTGTTCGCGATCGATCGCGGCGGTGTCGTCGGGCCCGACGGCGCCACGCATGCCGGCAATCTCGACCTGAGTTTCCTGCGCTGCGTGCCGAACATGGTCGTCATGGCGCCCGCCGACGAAAACGAGGCCCGGCGCATGCTCACCACCGGGTTCCGCCACAAAGGACCGGCCGCGGTGCGCTACCCGCGCGGCACCGGCCCGGGCGTCGAGATCGCGCCCGGCCTGGAAACGCTGTCGATCGGGCAGGCGCAGATCCGCCGGCAAGGTGGCCGTATCGCCCTGCTCGCCTTCGGCGCCATCGTGCCGGCCGCCGAGGCCGTCGCCACCGAACTGGACCTGACGATCGTCAACATGCGCTTCGTGCGCCCGCTCGACCGCGCGCTCGTGCTCGAGCTCGCGCAGTCGCACGACGGTTTCGTGACGCTGGAAGACAACGTCGTCGCCGGCGGTGCGGGCTCGGGCGTGTCCGAACTGCTCAATGCCGAGGGCATCGCGATGCCGGTGCTGCACCTGGGCCTGCCCGATGCGTTCCAGCACCACGCCAGCCGCGAGGACCTGCTGGCCGAGGCCGGGCTCGATGTCGCCGGCATCCGCGCCGCGGTGCTGACACGCTGGCCGGATCTGGCGGTAACTGCCGCACCGGTCGGAGGCAGCGCCGCGGGCTGAGCCTACGCGGACTGGCTTGCGCGCCCCCGGCCCGGCGCGCAGGCGCTATGCGGTGTCAGCTTCGATCTTGTCCGGCAGTGCGAAGCAGCCGATGAACCGCGCGGCGATCCCGCGATCGCCGATAAGCCGCAACGCGCCCGCGGCTTCGGCCTCGTCGAACGACAGGCCGCCATAGACCAAACCGACGAAGGTCGTGGTCGTCTCGGTTTCGAACGCGACGTCCACCGCGTCCGAATCGCCGCGCTCGATCGCCAGCCCCGCCGCAGACAGCCGGCCGACGAAGGCACTGCCGGGGAAGCGGAAGGCCACCGTCATCGTCAGCGGTGCACGATCGGGCCGCAGCATCGTCCGCAGCGACAACATCGTCGACACCGCCGACAGCGGCCGCGTCGGGTCGTGCAGCGGCGAACGCACCGCCCAGCGGCCGAGCACCTGGAAGATCGGCTCGGCCTCGTAGCCCCAGGCCGTCAGCGCGTAGGCCTGCACCCAGGCCGGTGGTGGCAACTGGCATTTGCGCAGCACGCCGATGCGTGACGGCGAGATGCCGTTCGATGGCCAGCGCATGATCTACGGCGGCTTTACCCTGCTTGTGGAGGCCTGAGCCTACGCACTGCGCGTGCACGGTCCGCCGCGCCGTGGGCGCCGGCGGATGACGCTACGGCGCTTGGACCTCGTAGCCCTTCGCCGCCAGCTTGGCGAGATAGCCGTGCTCGCCGAGCACGAGCGACATCGGCAGCACGGCGAACGTCGTCTGGTTCTGCGCAAGCGCGGTCTCGGCGGCCTGGAGCCACTGCGCCTCGACGCGCCGGTCGACGTCTTCCACCCCGAGCCGCTTGGCCAGCGCGCCCTGGGTGAAGGTCCGCATACACACGGTGTAAGTGTTCTCGCCCTGCAGCGCACGCAACGCATCGATGTCGCCGACGGCCCAGGCGTTGGCACGCTCGCCCATGTGCTGCAGATCGCGCTCGATGCGCGCGAGCATGCGCTCGAAGCACGGCAGATCGTCGAGTGGGGCGCCACCGAACTCGCGTAGCGCCGCCTTCGTGTCGTCCACCCGGATCTCGAGGTCGGTGCGGACGATGGGCACCCGATGCGCCTTCGCCAGACGCGTGACCACCGGCTCGATGATGCCGTCCTGGCGCATGCGCATGCGTGCGATCGCCGAGGCATAGAGTTCGCCGGCCGCAAACACTGGGCGCCAGCGCTCGACGCGATCGCTGCGCCCGATCCATCGCGCCTTCAGCGGCACCCAGCGCGCGTAAAGCGTGGGCGGCACGACCTCCTGCAGTTGCTTGCCGTCCGGATTGCGCCGCGCCCGCAGCAACGCCGGCACCATCAGCAGCGTTCGCAACCGCCCGACATCGGCGCGCAACTCGATCTGCGGCGCGGCGATCACGGTCTGCGCGCGCGCGATGACCGCCTCGACTTCGTCGGTGTTCCAGTCGATGTCGCGCGGCAACGGCGACACCTCGCCGAGCACATACAGCGTGTGATCGCCGCGGCGCACCTGCCAGAGCCCCGGGCCCGGCTGGACGCCCGAGACCACGACCGGCCCCATATCGACGATGCCTGCCTCACCGGACGGCGGAGGCTGCGCGCCGGCCGCAGGCGCCTGCGCCCACGCGGTAACCGCGCCTGCGATCAGCACCATGCCCATCACGATTCCGACGATTCGCCCGCGCATCGATGGCTTTCCAAGTCCGAAGCCGCGATTGGATGCCGGCGCGGGTCGCCGGGCAAGTCTCTGAAGATCCAGCCACCAGGCCGCAGTCAGGTGGGCGCGCAAAAAAAAAGACCCGCGCGAGGCGGGCCTGAATATTTGGTCGGGGTAGCCGGATTCGAACCGACGACCACTTGTCCCCCAGACAAGTGCGCTACCAGGCTGCGCTATACCCCGGAAAGCTGGGCAGTATACCCGTTGGCGGGCGTTTCGCCCATGCCTGCGTCAACGCTTGAGCAGTTGCAGCACGTCTTCGAGTTCCATGCGCACCTGGCGCACGATCTGGCTGCTGAGCGCCGATTCCTGCTTGGCACCTGCGCCTTCCAGGCGCAGACGCGCGCCGCCGATCGTGTAGCCCTGCTCGTAGAGCAGGCCGCGGATCTGACGCACCATCAGCACATCGTGGCGCTGGTAGTAGCGACGGTTGCCGCGGCGCTTGACCGGGCTGAGGCTCGGGAACTCGGTCTCCCAGTAGCGCAGCACATGCGGCTTGACGTCGCACAGCTCGCTGACCTCGCCGATCGTGAAATAGCGCTTGGCCGGGATCGGCGGCAGTTCGCGGTTGCTGCCCGGGTCAAGCATGACCGGCTCCCGCGCCGACGGTGCCGGTGTAGGCCTCGACCCGCTCCTTGAGCTTCTGCCCAGGGCGGAAGGTGACCACCGTGCGCGCTGAGATCGGAATCTCCTCGCCGGTCTTGGGGTTGCGGCCGGGGCGCTCGTTCTTGCGCCGAAGGTCGAAGTTGCCGAAGCCCGACAGCTTGACCTGGCGGCCGTGCTGCAGCGCTTCGCGCAGGACGTCGAAGAACGCATCGACGAACTCCTTGGCCTCGCGCTTGTTCAGCCCGACTTCCTCGTAGAGCTTCTCGGCCATGTCCGCCTTCGTCAACGCCACGCCCGCATCCCCTTGTCCACCTCAGCCTCGGATCTTCGCGCCGTGGTCGCGCGCCAGCGCTTCGACCACGTTCGCGACCACTGTTTCGACATCGCGATCGGTCAGAGTGCGTGAAGTTTCTTGCAGAATCAAGCCCATGGCGAGACTCCTGAAACCCGATTCGACGCCCTGCCCGGCATAGCGGTCGAACAGCCGGATCCCGGTCAGCAGTGGGCCGGCGGCCCCGCGCGCGGTGGCCTCCAGCGCGGCCCAATCGACCGCGTCGGGGGCAACGATCGCCAGATCACGGCGCACCGAGGGGAAGCGCGAGAGCGGCGCCACGCGCGGCAGCGCGCGGGCCTGCAGCGCCGCGGCATCGAGCTCGAACGCCACGACCGACGTGTCGATGTCCAGCGCGCGCAGCAGGCGCGGATGCAGTTCGCCGATCCAACCGACCCGCGCGCCATCGCGCAGCACGTCGGCCGAGCGGCCCGGATGGCCATGCGCCGCGGTCGAGCGCCTGAACGTCAGCTGGGCACCGGCCACCGCGGCCAGCGCCTCGAGGTCGCCCTTGAGGTCGAAATAGTCGACCGGCCGCGCCGGTTGGCCCCACTGCTCGGCCTGCGCATCGCCGGCGACCGCCGCCGCGACCCGCAATGTCTCCGCCGGCGCGCCCGTGGTTCCCGCCTGATCCGCGCTTACGAACACCTTGCCGAGTTCGAACAACCGCACGCGCGTCTGCTGGCGGGCGAGGTTGCGCGCCAGCGTCGCGACCAGCCCCGGCAGCAACGCGGTCCGCATGACGCCCAGTTCGGCGCTGAGCGGATTGGCCAGCGGTACGGCGCCGTCGTCGGCCTGCCAGGCTGCGAGCAGCGCGGCGTCGACGAAGGCGAAGTTGACCGTCTCCAGGCAGTCGCGGGCCACCAGTTGGCGACGTAGTTCGGCCTCGGCGACCCGGGTCTCGCTGGGGGCGGCAATCCGCGTCGCGCCCCCAGGCAACGTCTTCGGCACCCGGTCGTAGCCGTGGATGCGCACGACCTCTTCGATCAGGTCCTCTTCGATCGCCAGGTCGAAGCGCCGCGTCGGCGCGGTGACCTGCCAGCCGTCGGCATCGGCGACGACCTCGAGCCCGAGCGCGCGCAGGATGCGCTCGACCTCGGCGTCGTCGACGGTCAGCCCGAGCACGCGCGCCAGCCGTGCGCGGCGCAGCGCGATCGTACGCGGCTGCGCCAGATGCGCATCGAGTTCGGCGGCGGTCACCGGGCCAGCGCGGCCGCCGGCAACATCGAGGATCAGCCGCGTCGCGTACTCGAGTGCGGTGCGCGGCAGCTCGGGGTCGACACCGCGTTCGAAGCGATGCGCGGCATCGGTGTGCAGGCCCAAGCGTCGGCTGCGGCCGATGATCGCATCGGGTGCGAAGTGCGCCGACTCCAGGAACACGTTGCGCGTGGCATCGGTCACCCGCGTGTCGAAGCCGCCCATCAGACCGGCGAGCGCGACGACGCGGTCGTTGTCGGTGATCGCCAGGAACTGCGGGTCGAGCGTCGCGTCGCGGCCGTCGAGCAGCTTGAGCGTCTCGCCCGGGCGCGCACGGCGCACACCGACGGGACCGGTCAGCAGGTCGCGGTCGAAGGCGTGCATCGGCTGGCCGAGTTCGAGCATCACGTACTGGGTGACGTCGACAAGGAAGCTGACCGGGCGGATGCCGCTGCGGCGCAGGCGCTCGGCCATCCACACCGGCGTCGGACGCGTCGCATCGACGCCCTCGATCACACGGCCCAGGTAGCGCGGCGCGTCGCTGCCGGCATTGAGCGTCACCGGCAGTGCGGCGTCCGATGCGACGTCCACGGGTGGCGCCTGCAACGGCGCGACCTGGCTACCGAAGGCGGCAGCGACGTCGAACGCGATGCCGCGCACGCTGAAGCAGTCGGCGCGGTTGGGGGTCAGCTTGAGCTCGATCGTGGCGTCCGGCAGGCCGAGATAGTCGGCCA from Luteimonas sp. S4-F44 carries:
- a CDS encoding DUF6491 family protein; protein product: MRRHPVPFAAALVAALTLGACASPGLRDADKYALYDAHAGAPVDHFRYLGQINGWTPLGDSALAVWTRPGEAFLLDLSGPCQDLSYTPAIGLTSTMSRVDARFDKVLVYSRSAISMPCHIRQIRPLDVKAVRAAEKHNREGGPSLDRPSDAPVPAAQPSDSGT
- a CDS encoding cation:proton antiporter, translating into MHAVTTMEVFLIAMAIIFCVPFLIWRLGRTDYFAPLVVVQILTGIVLGPGILGAAFPGYYSFVFRPEVVQILNGLGAWAVMLFVLIAGIELDLSKAWVNRRESGVTAGLALGMPLVFGALAAFGLLRFPGWIGVSGENWQFVVGVGMACAVTALPILILLMEKLDILRRPIGQRILRYASLDDIAIWGVLALVLLDWERIGRQVGFLLAFAVACVVFRRLMRAIAERDRWYVMLIWLAMCAFGADWSGLHFMVGAFLAGVVIDADWFDQQDMDRLRHNVLLVMMPVFFLSTGLRTEWDVGGAAVFVAALVLLVASVAGKLAGVHLAGRLLKWAPGEASLIGWLLQTKALIMIIFANILLDKAIISSATFTALLLMAVMSTMLTIPMATPRLRALGMGK
- a CDS encoding LEA type 2 family protein, with the translated sequence MKPWKLLTLLLATCVVAACVTSPRRVSEPAASIQQLSVAADGSWSVDLRVQNYSSVPMRFESIRLDLTVGGDAAGTLASSTPITIGPESADVLTLAFAPSAQARLQTADALAAGRSLPYRIDGTLRAAPDDRGAARDYTIRRDSALSPVPGLPGVLR
- a CDS encoding acyl-CoA dehydrogenase C-terminal domain-containing protein, coding for MSTYHAPLTDIRFALHDVLQVESLFAALGFEDANRETVDAVLDECARLCETVLAPLNRVGDEQGVRYDKATGAVTTPDGFKDAYDQFAQGGWTGMSAPAEFGGMNMPHTVGICLEEMIDAANLAWSNFPLLSHGAVNALHHHGEAWQKEVFLKPLIAGTWTGTMCLTEPHCGTDLGLLKTRAEPTADGAYAITGTKIFITAGEHDLTDNIIHLVLARLPDAPAGSKGISLFVVPKVKVGRDGTFGARNAVRCGAVEHKMGIHGSATCVMNFDGAEGWLVGQPHKGLLAMFTMMNTARLGVGVQGLGLATRAYENALRYARERLQSRALSGPKLPSKPADPILVQPDVRRMLLTCKALTEGGRLLAYHAGSLVDAAHGAADEAARRQADDLLGFLTPIVKACLTEWGNECTYHALQCFGGHGYIAEHGMEQLARDARITTLYEGTTGIQALDLVGRKVLQLQGAGLRVFLGMIEAFCSEHEGDAQLAEFVGPLREKAAQWQALTRAIAERAAADPEEVGAAAHDYLFFSGYVALAYWWARSVAVADASSRPETFKAGKRETARFYFARLLPRTLAHAAAIESGPAPLLSLADEAFDS
- a CDS encoding HNH endonuclease, with the protein product METDCARPRLVSTGSDPAPVAEASAFESAPRPHTAGVRLLALDAHGRALNWISWQDAACLYARDAVAWTLGAPCITVLGGLCRATGRRSRLDLHPIIAGRSHARASALDPTPALTNPALFARDHHLCLYCGRQVGRQSLTRDHVAPLSQGGLDIWENVVSACVACNSRKGGRTPQQAGMPLLAVPFRPSWIEHLILSNRNILADQMSFLSAHLPRRGPRAVV
- the dxs gene encoding 1-deoxy-D-xylulose-5-phosphate synthase translates to MIDSSRYPRLARIDAPSDLRQFDESELPAIADELRAYLIESVGRSGGHFGAGLGVIELTTALHYLYETPEDRIVWDVGHQTYPHKILTGRRDRIHTVKQKDGVAPFPKREESEFDTFGVGHSSTSISAALGMAIANAHAGNERRVVAVIGDGAMTAGMAYEALNHAGGMEPEPDLLVVLNDNRMSISEAVGGLTQMLGRMTGSRTLNALRESGKKLLGDKNNPTARFVRRWEEHWKGMFVPSTLFEEMGFHYTGPIDGHDMKALVGALKTLRGLKGPQLLHVITTKGKGYELAEGDQIGYHAVSPFDPSTGVVAKGGAKKPTYTDVFSDWLCDMAAVDDRLLGITPAMREGSGLVRFSKEYPERYFDTAIAEQHAVTLAAGMACEGAKPVVAIYSTFLQRAYDQLVHDVAVQNLDVLFAIDRGGVVGPDGATHAGNLDLSFLRCVPNMVVMAPADENEARRMLTTGFRHKGPAAVRYPRGTGPGVEIAPGLETLSIGQAQIRRQGGRIALLAFGAIVPAAEAVATELDLTIVNMRFVRPLDRALVLELAQSHDGFVTLEDNVVAGGAGSGVSELLNAEGIAMPVLHLGLPDAFQHHASREDLLAEAGLDVAGIRAAVLTRWPDLAVTAAPVGGSAAG
- a CDS encoding TraB/GumN family protein gives rise to the protein MRGRIVGIVMGMVLIAGAVTAWAQAPAAGAQPPPSGEAGIVDMGPVVVSGVQPGPGLWQVRRGDHTLYVLGEVSPLPRDIDWNTDEVEAVIARAQTVIAAPQIELRADVGRLRTLLMVPALLRARRNPDGKQLQEVVPPTLYARWVPLKARWIGRSDRVERWRPVFAAGELYASAIARMRMRQDGIIEPVVTRLAKAHRVPIVRTDLEIRVDDTKAALREFGGAPLDDLPCFERMLARIERDLQHMGERANAWAVGDIDALRALQGENTYTVCMRTFTQGALAKRLGVEDVDRRVEAQWLQAAETALAQNQTTFAVLPMSLVLGEHGYLAKLAAKGYEVQAP
- a CDS encoding MerR family transcriptional regulator, which translates into the protein MLDPGSNRELPPIPAKRYFTIGEVSELCDVKPHVLRYWETEFPSLSPVKRRGNRRYYQRHDVLMVRQIRGLLYEQGYTIGGARLRLEGAGAKQESALSSQIVRQVRMELEDVLQLLKR